A region from the Mercenaria mercenaria strain notata chromosome 7, MADL_Memer_1, whole genome shotgun sequence genome encodes:
- the LOC123554096 gene encoding uncharacterized protein LOC123554096 gives MIYGFLFVAVFAASSNAFSIHMGNIEEKLRLLNPTFMMMEQLFNLQDETKCIERLFCLMETEVAEDTKNPLKHYSRYLTNFYNDIEPLAFEKVKTLLAKYPHISKAIDAIALGQATGSSESCNKKFEECPNEQSELVTFAKMVGDDVMSKNIPALLGKSKRGTGDAVCKGSGITCGLVGGGCAICTVATEGACGVLCGPEVAAACAGAGIGCSVGR, from the coding sequence ATGATCTACGGGTTTCTGTTTGTCGCAGTATTTGCTGCATCTTCCAATGCATTCTCCATCCATATGGGAAACATAGAAGAGAAGCTCCGACTTCTGAATCCGACATTCATGATGATGGAACAACTTTTCAACCTACAAGACGAAACCAAGTGCATTGAGAGGTTGTTCTGTCTGATGGAAACCGAGGTGGCTGAAGACACGAAGAACCCTCTGAAGCATTACTCCAGATACCTGACAAATTTTTACAATGATATTGAACCATTGGCATTTGAAAAGGTCAAGACACTCCTCGCCAAGTATCCTCACATTTCAAAGGCCATCGATGCGATTGCTCTTGGTCAAGCCACTGGTAGCAGTGAATCATGCAACAAGAAATTTGAAGAGTGCCCAAACGAACAGAGCGAGCTCGTAACGTTTGCGAAGATGGTGGGAGACGATGTTATGAGTAAGAACATCCCAGCATTGTTAGGCAAAAGTAAACGCGGCACCGGGGATGCAGTCTGCAAGGGTTCTGGAATTACTTGCGGTTTGGTTGGAGGTGGTTGTGCCATTTGCACCGTTGCAACTGAAGGAGCATGTGGAGTTCTATGCGGACCGGAAGTCGCCGCTGCCTGCGCTGGGGCTGGTATCGGATGTTCCGTTGGTagataa